The Theileria orientalis strain Shintoku DNA, chromosome 2, complete genome genome has a window encoding:
- a CDS encoding sodium/hydrogen exchanger, giving the protein MCLNKIITHLAYLLGFAILNMRNVGCDSGKTDLSGVSESLASTVSLFIFILVSSCFLQFIMSKINDKIPISLILFVYGMVIYGILMSFEEEKLPFTFLKWLASVRRIDNSILYFIALPILLYEATQTIDWYSFCNFLLAGTTLAVVGVVLQVGILGLLFNYTLGLGEKWSFTISFLLASILSSTDPVAVLSILGDTNAPNKLITMFNGESLINDGTSVLLFQFFYLLTIGQSSSFLYYLVLFIKLLIVSPVLGVVCGTFVIVWVSFFRKWHVVQSLISVSMGYLLFFCAEYYLNVSGPLSIVCYGLFVKAYGLIAFDREALEKHHVLVEGLSYISNYTVFTISGILTIGMLKSQFLLPNIGMKILKLFGVYFFLNVARIIMLLSFRPVLAYTGYKINFKEVVLLLWGGLRGAMVLVLGLRLESDSKIENATSDLISFYISGSSMLILVLQGFTFDWLFKSLNPYPMSRQRREHLTRTMASIDRKYESEIEGLKTHWLFRNSDIVSKAGSAVPSLADLRWDKMGRLVYRPNTTKLEDLVEILTGNKLQMKLESSLSYLQIKTDSSLQMTPRDSFIVNAVESLEKREGDPVEEPEAEEGDLKKEDETYVTIFNALSYIYGEMYKNDFIDGKSLLTLQTCLNISLDFAINKLNQRSISAWKTLMKTSDVETRMIYDIENWDELTKLEKMNGFEFEWFVLKSTMEEIVRRKLNFVKRTNVSFILDLTLAYIEAHEKLFSKMASSLENIMANELFQSSFKQINNAKKYVFTIKSRMNTRFYYCMLRKTAITMINLKKEVVDGHYVNGMLLREDRNQVINVLDQELYKNLNKTNFVKMIKNLFRKFFYLITFNKKMHTTATPL; this is encoded by the exons ATGTGcctaaataaaataattacacatctaGCATATTTGCTAGGATTTGCAATCCTTAACATGAGAAATGTTGGTTGTGACTCGGGAAAGACAGATCTCTCCGGAGTCAGTGAAAGTTTAGCCTCGACCGTCTCactcttcatcttcatcctGGTCTCGTCATGCTTCCTACAGTTTATAATGTCCAAGATAAACGATAAAATACCAATCTCGCTGATATTGTTCGTCTACGGAATGGTGATTTACGGCATTTTGATGTCGTTTgaggaggagaagctgcCGTTCACGTTTCTGAAATGGCTGGCCTCGGTGAGAAGAATAGACAATTCAATACTGTATTTCATCGCACTCCCGATACTTTTGTACGAGGCGACACAGACGATCGACTGGTACTCGTTTTGCAACTTTCTGCTGGCAGGAACGACGCTGGCAGTAGTTGGA gTTGTCCTGCAAGTTGGCATTTTGGGGCTGCTGTTCAACTACACACTAGGGCTAGGGGAGAAGTGGTCGTTTACGATCAGCTTTCTCCTGGCCTCGATTCTGAGTTCCACAGACCCAGTGGCAGTGCTGTCGATTTTGGGAGACACGAATGCACCTAATAAGCTAATTACAATGTTCAATG GGGAATCACTGATAAACGATGGTACCAGTGTGCTGCTGTTTCAGTTTTTTTACCTCTTGACGATAGGGCAGTCCTCATCGTTCCTGTACTACCTGGTGCTCTTCATCAAGCTGCTAATCGTATCGCCAGTGCTGGGCGTGGTGTGCGGGACGTTCGTGATAGTGTGGGtgtccttcttcaggaagTGGCACGTGGTACAGAGCCTAATATCGGTGTCGATGGGCTACCTGCTCTTCTTCTGCGCAGAGTACTACCTGAACGTGTCAGGGCCGCTCTCGATAGTCTGCTACGGACTCTTCGTTAAGGCCTACGGGCTCATAGCGTTCGACCGAGAGGCGCTGGAGAAGCACCACGTCCTCGTAGAGGGACTGAGCTACATCTCTAACTACACGGTCTTCACAATCAGCGGAATTTTGACCATAGGGATGTTGAAATCGCAATTTTTGTTACCAAACATAG GGATGAAGATACTCAAGTTGTTTGGAGTgtatttctttttaaacGTAGCAAGGATAATAATGTTGTTGTCCTTCAGGCCAGTGTTGGCGTACACAGGGTACAAAATCAATTTCAAAGAG GTGGTGCTGTTGCTTTGGGGAGGACTGAGAGGAGCCATGGTGTTGGTGCTAGGACTGAGGTTGGAGAGCGACAGTAAAATCGAGAACGCAACGAGCGACTTGATATCGTTCTACATATCAGGGAGCAGTATGCTTATACTGGTGCTGCAAGGATTCACGTTCGACTGGCTCTTTAAGTCGCTGAACCCATACCCAATGAGCCGGCAGAGAAGAGAGCACCTAACGAGGACGATGGCCTCAATAGATCGCAAGTACGAGTCGGAGATTGAAGGCCTGAAGACGCACTGGCTGTTTAGGAACTCAGACATAGTGTCGAAGGCAGGCTCGGCAGTGCCGTCTCTGGCAGACCTGAGGTGGGATAAGATGGGAAGGCTTGTGTACAGACCGAACACAACTaagctggaggacctggtg GAGATACTGACTGGCAACAAGCTGCAGATGAAGTTGGAAAGTTCGCTGAGCTATTTGCAAATAAAGACGGATTCAAGTCTGCAAATGACGCCAAGAGACAGTTTTATAGTCAATGCAGTTGAAAGCCTAGAAAAAAGGGAAGGGGACCCTGTGGAGGAGCCAGAAGCAGAGGAAGGGGACCTGAAGAAAGAGGATGAAACGTACGTAACGATATTCAACGCACTGTCATAC ATCTACGGAGAAATGTACAAAAACGACTTCATCGACGGAAAGTCACTTCTGACACTGCAGACGTGCCTGAACATATCGCTGGATTTtgcaataaataaactaaatcAGCGTTCAATTTCA GCCTGGAAGACGCTGATGAAGACGAGCGACGTGGAAACGAGAATGATCTACGACATAGAAAACTGGGATGAGTTGACGAAGCTGGAGAAAATGAACGGCTTTGAATTTGAATGGTTTGTCCTAAAAAGCACGATGGAGGAAATAGTAAGGAGAAAGTTGAACTTCGTTAAAAGGACAAACGTGTCGTTCATACTCGACCTGACGCTGGCATACATAGAGGCGCACGAAAAGCTCTTCAGTAAAATGGCAAGCTCACTGGAAAACATAATGGCAAATGAACTCTT CCAAAGCTCCTTTAAGCAGATCAACAACGCTAAAAAGTACGTCTTCACGATCAAGAGTAGGATGAACACCAGGTTCTACTACTGTATGCTGAGGAAGACAGCGATAACAATGAttaacctgaagaaggaggtggTGGACGGGCACTACGTGAACGGGATGCTGCTGAGGGAAGATAGGAACCAGGTCATCAACGTGCTGGACCAGGAGCTGTACAAGAACCTGAATAAGACGAACTTCGTGAAAATGATAAAGAACCTGTTCAGGAAGTTCTTCTACCTGATCACCTTCAACAAGAAGATGCACACGACGGCAACTCCACTGTAA
- a CDS encoding uncharacterized protein (Target SNARE coiled-coil region domain containing protein), translating into MPKKYAKSTMGAMAARNTRVANAAKKAVQDFKMTVTNILREGSAHDKMSNIQRKKILKDVQNIQEEASNILTSLYEYSEELREKNVSKDNIWKTESFILYDSLLDEFKQHMSKLEDLQNKLVNYQKSLTNSISDIKHDIYVDEDEKMELEQEQLLENIVEYPLENNILQERSQQIKDLRSSVHGIQDMYVEIGDMVDYQGDQLDDIENNMLNVVFDSRVANQNLRSIDRSTSTLPKTT; encoded by the exons ATGCCTAAAAAATACGCAAAGTCGACGATGGGTGCCATGGCCGCAAGGAACACGAGGGTGGCCAACGCGGCAAAAAAGGCAGTGCAGGACTTCAAAATGACAGTGACGAACATACTCAGAGAG GGCTCCGCGCACGATAAAATGTCGAACATCCAGAGGAAGAAAAT ACTGAAGGATGTTCAAAATATCCAGGAGGAAGCCTCGAATATACTGACGTCGTTGTACGAGTACTCGGAAGAATTGAGAGAAAAGAATGTAAGTAAAGATAATATTTGGAAAACT GAGTCGTTTATACTGTACGATAGCTTGCTGGACGAGTTTAAGCAGCACATGAGTAAACTCGAGGATTTGCAAAATAAACTGgtaaattatcaaaaatCGCTAACGAATTCAATATCCGACATCAAGCACGACAT ATACGTGGACGAGGATGAGAAGATGGAGTTGGAGCAGGAGCAGCTACTTGAAAATAT AGTGGAGTATCCTTTAGAGAATAATATATTGCAAGAACGATCGCAGCAGATTAAAGACCTAAGGTCCTCCGTGCACG GTATACAAGATATGTATGTTGAAATCGGAGACATGGTGGATTACCAAGGGGATCAACTAG ACGATATTGAAAACAATATGCTAAATGTAGTATTCGATTCTAGAGTGGCTAATCAAAATTTGAGATCCATAGATCGCAGTACCTCTACATTGCCAAAAACAACGTAA
- a CDS encoding ribosomal RNA assembly protein has protein sequence MEVENKNRKYRKDKPWDDETIDHWKIEPFTQEDNEPSLVEESSFSVLFPKYREKYIQSVWGDVKKCLSQYHIKCELDLLEGSMAVITSSKTWDPYIIIKARDMIKLLARSVPFPQARKVLDDGVFCDIVKIGGILRNKDKFVKRRQRLVGPGGSTLKALELLTGCYILTQGQTVSIVGPIQGIKVARRIVEDCMKNIHPVYHIKELMIKRELQKDEKLKNENWERFLPQFKKRCVKRKKTKIVKKKSPTLLLPVQTPRKEDILLETGEYFMMEEERKRKREFERREKQKQKHMEKKKKREEIYDSKYQQNKEDNANESKGSGIEVDRSSSKKESKKVDKNKELKTSKKEGEGVSKEIEKIKERDKNKEDESEKSKKEVPIFSSKMPKSKEKKDYFI, from the exons ATGGAAGTTGAGAATAAGAATCGCAAATATCGCAAGGATAAGCCATGGGACGACGAAACAATCGACCACTGGAAAATAGAGCCATTTACGCAg GAGGATAACGAGCCTTCTTTGGTGGAGGAGAGCTCATTTTCGGTTTTGTTTCCAAAGTACAGAGAAAAATACATACAGTCGGTTTGGGGAGatgtaaaaaa GTGCCTGTCTCAATATCACATAAAGTGCGAGTTGGATCTGTTAGAAGGCTCAATGGCAGTTATAACATCATCTAAAACATGGGATCCATACATAATCATTAAG GCGAGAGATATGATAAAGCTGTTGGCGAGAAGTGTGCCATTTCCACAAGCAAGGAAGGTGTTGGACGACGGAGTGTTTTGCGACattgtaaaaataggaGGAATTTTGAGAAATAAggataaatttgtaaagaGGAGACAGAGATTAGTAGGCCCAGGAGGATCAACACTGAAAGCACTCGAGCTACTGACAGGATGCTACATTTTAACACAGGGACAAACAGTGTCAATAGTAGGTCCAATTCAAGGGATCAAGGTAGCAAGAAGAATAGTGGAGGACTGCATGAAAAACATACACCCAGTGTATCACATAAAGGAGCTGATGATAAAAAGGGAGTTGCAGAAGGACGAAAAACTGAAAAAC gAAAACTGGGAGAGATTCTTACCGCAATTTAAGAagagatgtgtaaaaagaaagaagacgaagataGTTAAGAAGAAATCACCCACACTATTGTTGCCAGTTCAG acGCCGAGGAAGGAAGATATTTTACTGGAGACAGGAGAGTACTTTATGATGGAAGAGGAACGTAAGAGAAAACGTGAATTTGAACGCCgggaaaaacaaaaacagaaacatatggaaaagaaaaagaagagaGAAGAAATATATGATTCAAAATATCaacaaaataaagaagataaTGCTAACGAAAGTAAAGGTAGTGGAATAGAAGTGGATAGGAGTTcaagtaaaaaggaaagtaAGAAAGTAGATAAGAATAAGGAGTTGAAGACAAGTaaaaaagaaggagaaggagtaAGTAAGGAGATcgaaaaaattaaagaaagggataaaaataaagaagacGAAAGTGAAAAAAGTAAGAAGGAGGTGCCGATATTTAGTAGTAAAATGCCTAAAAGTAAAGAAAAGAAGGATTATTTCATATGA
- a CDS encoding splicing factor 3a subunit 2: MAPQTKTRAFKAPTIKIGRPGYRITKMRDPVTKQPALLFEIEFPEIQGAPKYRFMSAFEQKMEIPPDPNYQFLLFAADPYETIGFKVPNLEIDNGPNKLYTYFDEKRKLFIFQVHFKLNKTVKPLPGLPQRPTKFDHVGPGPQL, from the exons ATGGCTCCACAGACAAAG ACTAGGGCCTTTAAAGCCCCTACGATTAAGATCGGAAGGCCAGGATACAGAATCACTAAGATGAGGGACCCTGTTACTAAGCAGCCGGCGCTGCTGTTCGAAATTGAGTTTCCAGAGATTCAGGGCGCACCCAAATACAGGTTCATGTCTGCGTTTGAGCAGAAGATGGAAATACCGCCGGACCCGAATTATCAGTTTTTACTATTTGCGGCAGACCCATATGAGACAATAG gCTTCAAGGTTCCCAATTTGGAAATCGACAATGGTCCTAACAAGTTATACACCTACTTTGacgagaagaggaagttgtttatatttcaaGTCCATTTTAAG TTGAATAAGACTGTAAAGCCGCTTCCCGGACTACCTCAACGTCCAACTAAGTTTGATCATGTTGGACCAGGACCGCAGCTTTAA
- a CDS encoding molecular chaperone protein DnaJ, whose protein sequence is MEATSKVKSTRSNTSQFGKIYSFFKSNVIVTSLLFVLVVTFVFKYYEDVHGSYSNFKKTNVDIYSVLEVPKDAKEPEIKAKYRELSLKWHPDKNKDCVECEERFRNIKEAYKIILNPHLREMYDKTKGHTVDMIPSRTTDLTVLNFDKLVKNSKKIWVVLIYSDDSHRCRSFAPVWDEFASKFEKYAKFGRVNALLDEKLLSRLPTKPLLHPSIFLLFPDKKYDLVPTGVMDTVKSLSRYFYENYPFYGTKLNEYAKFHVLEGTRLLFYSNKKNVPFSVKLMALKFHRVLKVYFVSTGDHYSTDELLLNDMKSAKSLPKVPEKLELFDLFVGLYEGPKLRYFAYQLSKNLPVLQATLYSLLSLNPFDLNDNTYDVLCSRHSAKDRVCLMMPGNQKLITLSSEAHEMPDVTGVYGKYESYGMLLPPEEDDEPEVVEEGEEAEKEQSKAKEKLLSLVDLQFLSVKTQNKHLQQLYLNFSGSASSKAPLTSTHVLAVNKNKELYTVFDVKKLDDDFINDLLNNESALKWLPLPATHKGGLFKSSRLNAQALFDLSRIFHK, encoded by the exons ATGGAGGCAACATCAAA AGTTAAGTCCACGAGATCTAACACATCTCAGTTCGGGAAGATATATTCCTTTTTCAAGTCCAACGTAATAGTGACATCGTTGCTCTTTGTCTTAGTTG TGACTTTCGTAttcaaatattatgaaGATGTGCACGGCTCCTATAGTAACTTCAAGAAGACGAACGTGGATATTTACAGCGTCTTGGAGGTTCCGAAGGACGCAAAAGAGCCTGAAATAAAGGCAAAATACCGCGAATTGTCGTTAAAATG GCACCCTGATAAGAACAAGGACTGTGTAGAGTGTGAAGAAAGATTTAGAAACATAAAGGAGgcatataaaataatac TTAACCCGCACCTGAGGGAGATGTACGACAAGACGAAGGGACACACAGTGGACATGATCCCGTCGAGGACCACGGACCTGACGGTGCTGAACTTTGACAAGTTGGTCAAGAACTCGAAGAAGATCTGGGTGGTGCTTATATACTCGGACGACAGCCACCGCTGCAGGTCGTTTGCGCCTGTGTGGGACGAGTTTGCATccaagtttgaaaagtacGCCAAGTTCGGAAGAGTCAACGCGCTCCTCGACGAAAAGCTGCTCAGCAGACTTCCGACAAAGCCGCTTCTGCACCCCTCGATATTCCTGCTCTTCCCGGACAAGAAGTACGAC TTGGTGCCGACGGGAGTGATGGACACCGTGAAGAGCCTGAGTAGATACTTCTACGAAAACTACCCCTTTTACGGGACGAAGCTCAACGAGTACGCAAAGTTCCACGTCCTGGAGGGAACTAGGCTGCTGTTCTACTCTAACAAGAAGAACGTGCCCTTTTCGGTGAAGCTGATGGCGCTTAAGTTCCACAGGGTGCTGAAGGTCTACTTCGTGTCAACTGGCGACCACTACTCGACAGACGAGCTCCTGCTGAACGATATGAAGAGCGCGAAGAGCTTGCCGAAGGTGCCAGAAAAGCTCGAGCTGTTCGACCTGTTCGTCGGCCTGTACGAAGGGCCGAAACTGAGGTACTTCGCGTACCAGCTGAGCAAAAACTTGCCAGTGCTGCAAGCAACGCTGTATTCTCTGCTTTCGCTGAACCCATTCGACTTAAACGATAACACCTATGATGTATTGTGCTCTAGACATAGCGCCAAGGACCGAGTGTGCCTTATGATGCCAGGTAACCAAAAGCTGATAACATTGTCTTCAGAAGCACACGAGATGCCAGACGTGACCGGCGTCTACGGCAAGTATGAATCGTATGGAATGCTCCTGCCCCCGGAGGAGGACGATGAGCCGGAAGTGGTGGAGGAGGGCGAGGAGGCCGAGAAGGAGCAGAGCAAGgcgaaggagaagctgctgtCTCTGGTGGACCTGCAGTTCCTGAGCGTCAAGACTCAGAACAAGCACCTGCAGCAGCTGTACTTGAACTTCAGCGGCAGCGCCAGCAGCAAGGCGCCCCTGACGAGCACGCACGTCCTCGCcgtaaataagaataaggAGCTGTACACCGTCTTCGacgtgaagaagctggacgaCGACTTCATAAACGACCTCCTGAACAACGAGAGCGCCCTCAAGTGGCTGCCGCTCCCAGCTACCCACAAGGGTGGCCTGTTCAAGTCAAGCCGCCTCAATGCGCAAGCACTGTTTGACTTATCGAGGATTTTCCACAAGtaa
- a CDS encoding uncharacterized protein (sexual stage antigen s4845 family protein) — MKLINSVVTFLFISLVRFASSSSFDFSSIGEAGLSAVKKNVAKATQFALNYTVFNKTLTFKDINDFNSGEDNVLRYTLPPGSALKVFCGNEHTRKSGLITLYPPDLTTHTLAPMSKGGIQDSLGRVMKNFDVFRSDRTLVHSAPEWFGGSYMFQHPYSSTIVSRDPEFTLNFACVYKLLSEDASAASEAGESAQKDVLYRWVEIKFTDVLPISYGCGTGNYPLFSNLSAVKNLLSPNGPPQQTSTMCEIEPEPGMIVGLYCADDQTFDDKSCFVDRKKMTYYDPEFKHTNRPGRLHLYKIPDTGLVTDLPFSCKCRDEKGNVTSELKVVKRTEHLCDFTRVFENLRPRQTIPLQLCRHNLHPGESLRLIAPPNNSVVNMMGLKRFSIIEPTELRYLTYIQALGSRRDVLANLRDIMITTGFSVEKVHATDRLEYVFKYEKDAILVQTTEVTGLNYYWTLMNSPNADRQHVKSPSQEGHINGVINIGLVPTDPYTIGCGTRNEFFIHEFVDFETSSENDKVISKCTVDANKGPIGFYCPSPYLLEPRGCFNSVIVERTGEDGETTTHVRPLKSVLKNARASRSSHLVLLEVYKNFTRRPGDESDDESDDEDSRHSSFGSDFDALVCKCVDVRGNVMSTIKVLNPNKEIPESLRKDYEERTKKSLKTIFNLTKEQVILAIVPNLRSTASVASVFLLVSIHKLTCTCVLVTRFVIRQVVRIRMQAGNK; from the exons ATGAAGTTAATTAATAGTGTTGTAacttttttgtttatttctttgGTCCGTTTtgcctcctcttcctcctttgACTTCTCTTCCATTGGAGAGGCTGGCCTCTCCGCTGTGAAAAAGAATGTTGCCAAGGCCACTCAATTTGCTCTCAATTACACTGTTTTCAATAAAACGCTCACCTTCAAGGACATTAACGACTTTAATTCTGGCGAGGACAATGTTCTCAGGTACACTCTTCCTCCGGGCAGTGCCCTGAAGGTGTTCTGCGGCAACGAGCACACTCGCAAGAGCGGGTTGATCACTCTTTACCCTCCCGACTTGACTACTCACACTCTTGCTCCTATGTCCAAGGGCGGAATCCAGGACAGTTTGGGTCGCGTGATGAAGAACTTTGACGTGTTCAGGAGTGACCGCACTCTGGTTCACTCTGCTCCTGAGTGGTTCGGCGGAAGCTACATGTTTCAGCACCCGTACTCCTCGACCATTGTCTCAAGGGACCCCGAGTTCACGCTGAACTTTGCGTGTGTGTACAAACTACTGTCCGAGGACGCCTCTGCTGCCTCAGAAGCTGGAGAGAGCGCCCAGAAGGACGTTCTCTACAGGTGGGTTGAAATCAAGTTCACCGACGTGCTCCCGATCAGCTACGGGTGCGGAACCGGCAACTACCCCCTGTTCAGCAACCTTAGTGCTGTTAAAAACTTGCTCAGTCCCAACGGCCCTCCTCAGCAAACCTCAACCATGTGCGAGATTGAGCCCGAGCCCGGAATGATCGTCGGACTTTACTGCGCAGACGACCAGACTTTCGACGACAAGTCCTGTTTCGTGGACAGAAAAAAGATGACTTACTACGACCCCGAGTTCAAGCACACCAATAGGCCTGGCAGGCTTCACCTGTACAAGATTCCGGACACTGGACTTGTCACTGACCTCCCGTTCAGCTGCAAGTGCAGGGACGAGAAGGGGAACGTGACCTCCGAGCTCAAGGTCGTGAAGCGCACTGAGCACCTCTGCGACTTCACGCGCGTCTTCGAGAACCTGAGGCCCCGCCAGACAATTCCGCTTCAGCTCTGCAGGCACAACCTGCACCCTGGAGAGAGCCTTCGCCTCATAGCCCCCCCGAACAACAGCGTGGTTAACATGATGGGCTTGAAGCGCTTCTCCATCATTGAGCCCACCGAATTGAGGTACTTGACCTACATTCAGGCCCTGGGCTCCAGGCGCGACGTGCTCGCCAACCTCCGGGACATCATGATCACCACCGGCTTCTCCGTTGAAAAGGTGCATGCCACTGACCGACTTGAGTACGTGTTCAAGTACGAGAAGGACGCCATTCTCGTCCAAACGACCGAGGTCACTGGGCTCAACTACTACTGGACCCTGATGAACAGTCCGAACGCCGACCGTCAGCACGTTAAAAGCCCTTCTCAGGAGGGCCACATCAACGGAGTCATTAACATAGGCCTCGTGCCCACCGACCCCTACACAATTGGCTGTGGGACGAGGAACGAGTTTTTCATTCACGAGTTCGTGGACTTCGAGACCAGCTCCGAGAACGATAAGGTGATCTCCAAGTGCACTGTCGACGCGAACAAGGGCCCGATCGGCTTCTACTGTCCCAGCCCCTACCTGCTCGAGCCTAGAGGCTGTTTCAACTCTGTGATTGTCGAAAGGACCGGTGAGGACGGCGAGACCACCACCCACGTGCGTCCCCTCAAGTCCGTCTTGAAGAACGCCAGGGCTTCTCGCTCCTCCCACCTCGTCCTGCTTGAGGTGTACAAGAACTTCACTCGCAGGCCTGGCGACGAGTCCGACGACGAGTCTGACGACGAAGACAGCCGCCACTCGTCCTTTGGCTCAGACTTTGACGCCCTCGTCTGCAAGTGCGTTGACGTCAGGGGCAACGTTATGTCCACGATTAAGGTTTTAAACCCGAACAAGGAGATTCCGGAGTCACTTAGGAAGGATTATGAAGAGAGAACCAAAAAATCCCTTAAAACCATTTTTAACTTAACTAAA GAACAAGTCATACTTGCTATTGTACCAAATTTACGATCGACAGCTTCAGTGGCGTCTGTGTTCCTGCTCGTATCCATACATAAACTTACATGTACATGTGTGCTTGTAACTAGGTTCGTGATTAGGCAAGTAGTTAGAATCCGTATGCAGGCAGGTAATAAGTAG
- a CDS encoding 50S ribosomal protein L22 has translation MLIKLFLIFLILFCKNFFCFAFLSHNCSYTYSRSFSVNSVPRLTISQKMEKIHDINSELPIRRYEADSPEVRMMENTLKQKRQSYLDHLRAEKMGIKVRKRHRGGRMDKLFIGRTASATVKYLLLSPIKLTKILRQIKKMPVLLALGDLAQRGANRYAIAIYKAIKSALFNAKRLYGDETLRPRFRELSATNGGFIKKPLFRAKGRCDIIRKPKAHLRVVLSV, from the exons ATGTTAATTaagttgtttttaatttttctaaTACTGTTTTGCAAAAATTTTTTCTGCTTTGCATTTCTATCGCATAACTGTTCTTACACATATTCGAGGTCCTTCTCTGTTAACTCCGTTCCCCGGTTAACCATTTCTCAAAAGATGGAAAAG ATTCACGATATCAACTCCGAGCTTCCCATTCGCAGGTATGAGGCTGACTCTCCCGAGGTCAGGATGATGGAGAACACTTTGAAGCAGAAGAGGCAGTCCTACCTGGACCACTTGAGGGCTGAGAAGATGGGAATCAAGGTTCGCAAGCGTCACAGGGGCGGCAGAATGGACAAGCTCTTCATCGGCAGGACCGCCTCCGCCACCGTCAAGTACCTTCTCCTGTCGCCCATTAAGCTCACGAAGATCCTCAGGCAGATCAAAAAGATGCCTGTGCTCCTTGCTCTTGGGGACTTGGCTCAGAGGGGCGCGAACAGGTACGCTATCGCCATCTACAAGGCCATCAAATCTGCTCTTTTCAACGCAAAGCGCCTCTACGGGGACGAGACTCTCAGGCCCAGGTTCAGGGAGCTCAGCGCCACCAACGGCGGCTTCATCAAGAAGCCTCTTTTCCGCGCCAAGGGCCGCTGCGACATCATCAGGAAGCCCAAGGCCCACCTGAGAGTAGTGCTTTCAGTCTAA
- a CDS encoding serine/threonine protein kinase — translation MSKFEIIKHVHYGKCNDVFISRDSKGNKYAVKRFYKSELEKTKCYTNRQGKLVRKDWLEDFKRSLEIQLMVDDDSCIKCHAVFGIDLSKEVPIIEEEIELVFDFAECGSLMDLESFDVPIAEFPKGVVKCIAKDMLQALQYLATINVAHRDVKPSNIFMNKQGRSKLGDFGESDIMTKDGKVRGSKGSYYYLAPEVFELNNDEKDGSAIDMWALGVTLWILYFRRFPFSPNKSMYESMEEIQNFNFKKEIEALKRSCEERGEEWDEGFVDLLGRILENDPNVRMKPKEALNHPSLGDVDYEVARLFCLKNKKSLL, via the exons ATGTCTAAATTTGAGATAATTAAGCACGTCCACTACGGAAAATGTAACGATGTGTTCATATCGCGTGATTCCAAGGGGAATAAGTATGCAGTAAAGCGTTTTTACAAAAGTGAGCTGGAAAAAACTAAATGTTACACAAACCGACAAGGAAAACTGGTCAGGAAGGACTGGCTGGAGGACTTTAAGCGTTCCCTGGAAATTCAACTCATGGTAGACGATGATTCTTGCATAAAGTGCCACGCAGTATTTGGTATAGACCTGTCGAAGGAAGTTCCGATTATAGAAGAAGAGATAGAACTAG TTTTCGACTTTGCCGAGTGCGGAAGCCTAATGGACCTGGAGAGTTTTGACGTGCCGATCGCTGAGTTTCCAAAAGGAGTCGTAAAGTGTATCGCAAAGGACATGCTTCAAGCGCTGCAGTACC TGGCCACGATCAATGTTGCACACCGAGACGTAAAGCCTAGCAATATATTCATGAATAAACAGGGGAGGTCGAAACTAG GCGACTTTGGAGAGTCAGATATCATGACGAAAGATGGAAAGGTTAGAGGCTCCAAAGGCTCATACTACTACCTGGCGCCAGAGGTTTTTGAATTAAACAACG ACGAAAAGGACGGAAGCGCCATTGACATGTGGGCGCTGGGAGTAACGCTGTGGATCTTGTACTTCAGAAGGTTCCCGTTCAGCCCTAACAAGTCGATGTACGAGTCAATGGAGGAAATACAAAACTTTAATTTCAAGAAGGAAATTGAGGCATTAAAGAGGAGTTGCGAAGAAAGAGGCGAGGAATGGGACGAAGGCTTCGTAGATTTGCTCGGAAGAATTTTGGAAAACGATCCGAACGTGAGGATGAAGCCAAAGGAGGCCCTG AACCATCCTTCCCTAGGCGATGTCGATTATGAGGTAGCACgactattttgtttaaaaaacaaaaaatcaTTATTGTAA